CCGTTACGATCGGATAAGCAATTGTTTCTTTACTGCGACTTGCGTCACGGAAGCGGAAGTCCACGACTTTCTTTTGTTCCAAATCCAGTAGATCTTCAGCGGACTTCGGAATTTCCATTTCATGAGTTAAGCGTACTTTAGCCACTAAGCCATTGTCTTCTAACACTTCAACTTGATGGGGGAAGAACGCTGATAAGATCGCGTGATCACCTTTAGGTTGTTTAAAGATATATTCATTGGCAATATCTCCCACATCTTCAAAAACAAGTAATTTGTTTAATGTTTTCCCGGTTTCCTTGTTGGTGACACTTAAGCTACCATCTGATGTTATTTCAGCTTTAATAAAATTATTTTCCAAAATGCGGCCATGCTTAGCGACTAAAGAATTCGAAAGCTCTTTTGCCTCTCCTACCACTAAAGCAAAGCTATCCCAGGCATAACCTGCCATTGCGGCAACGTCGATTGTTACGGTTACGTATTTTTCCATGTAAGGAATACGGAAACGATCCTTTGGTAAGTCGTAATCAAAACGAATTTGTTCTTCACTAATTACTGCTGGCACCACTTTGCCATTTTGATCGATAACATAATAACTTTGCGCATCCTCTGCAGCTAGCTTGTCATAGCCCTCAGAAGGATAAAGCTCTGCAAAAGTTACCCGTTTTACTTCAATATCAACTTGGGCGACACCACTTTTTTTAGTGCCGGCCGTATTGAAGATGACAAATGGAAAACTATCTGCTGGAAATTTTGACGTGTCAATGGCTGCTGTTAGCTGCGCGCACGCTTCATCAGCCAAGTACTTGCCGACTTCATTGGCTTTTTCAAAACGCGGCATCATTTCCCGATGGACTTCATCGACAGAACAGCCGCAAATGCTGTCATGGGGATGATTTTGCATCAATGTTTTCCAAGCGTAATCCAATTCATCAAAAGGATATTCGCCAGAAACTTCATACGCCATCGCCGCCAGTGGTTCGGTTATATTTTCTAATTGGCGACTAACGCGCGTATTCCATTGTTTTAAATATACGCGCGCCGAAGCTGTATTAGCTAAGGTAAACCAGCCGTCTGTTTCTTGTGAGGTCAATTCGCCATTTACATCACCTAAATCTGCTGGCAAGTCATTTTGAACCGCTGCTAAATAATCGGTAAAGTTAGAATGAACAAACTCATAATCGGGGTATAGTTCGTTGGCTAATTTGATTGCTTTGGCGACATCTTTTTGAACAGGTTGATGGTCAACGCCGTTCATCATTAACAGATGATTGGTAGAGGCAAATTTTTCAGCATCCGCTAATTTTTGATCCCAAAAAGCGCGGGCCGCTTTTTCTTCAGCGGGAATTTCATTGCCGTTTGAATACCAGTTAGCAAATAATAACCCAAAAATATCCGTACCATCTGGACCAATCCAATTCATTTCAGAATATTGCGAAGTGTAATTGTCATCGGCTAAAACTTGATTGTCAAAGCCGATTGGTTTCACACCGCGACCAAAAGCCGCTGCTTGTAAATTGGCTTGCTTCATCATTTGTGGGGTTTGTCCCATATTGCCAAAAGTATCTGGGAAATAACCCAACATAACCGGTGTGCCCCATTTTTTACTGTCTTCCATGCCAATCAGCATATTGCGCACATTTGACTCTGAACTAGTTAAAAAGTCATCTTGTAAAATATAAAAAGGTCCAATTCGTAGTTTGCCAGCGTCAATCGCCTTTTGAATGGCTTCACGTTTTTCTGGACGAACTTGAAGATAGTCATCTAAAATAATCGTTTGGCCGTCCAAGTGGAAGCTGTTAAAATCTGGATCTTTTTCAAACAATTCCAATAAGTCATCCATCAAAGTAACAAGGCGCATATGGTGTTGTTCATAGGCCATGTACCATTCGCGATCCCAATGACTGTGGGAAATAATATATACTTTTTTCTTCATGTTTGTCGTCTCCTAAATAAATCTTGTGGCAACCGCTACATTATAACTTGCCCCAAGCTGTTATTATTTTTTCACTTGAATATCAAAGTAGTCCATAACCAACTCACAAAACATCATGTTAGCCCAAGAAAACCACTCTCTTGTATATTGGTTGGGATCATCCACATCAAACCCTTCGTGCATTAAATGCGTTCCCGCATCTGTTGCCACCAATTGATTTAAAATGCGCTCTTTTTCTTTTTTATCAGCCGTTGTCATCCCTTCCATTGCCATCGCAATCGGCCAAACATAATTTTCTGGTGTGTGGGAAGAGCCGATACCTTTAGCAAATTTACCTTCGTAAAAATAAGGATTTTCTTTGCTTAATAAGGTTTTGCGGGTTGCCAAATATTGGGTGTCATCCATCTTGCCATAGCCTAGATAAGGCGCTGAAATTAAGTTAGGCACATTGCTGTCATCTTGAATTGTCCCATTGCCTTTGCCGTCAACTTCATAGGCAAAAATCGTTTCTCCTGCCTTATTAGTTGTACGCCCGTGTTCTTTAATACCTGCTTCGATTTCAACTTTCAATCGGTGAGCGCTTGCTACAATCTCTTCATCTTTTAAAACGTTACTAAAAATCTCTTCTAAATAACCTAAAATAACGACGGCAAACATGTTGGACGGTACCAAGTAGCCATATTTACATGCATCGTCACTTGGGCGAAAACCAGACCAGGTCATCCCAGTTGGCACAACTTCTGCCCCTTTACCCTCACGGACTAACGTATCTTCCAAGCGATCGGTATCCCGGACAAAAGTATAAGGTGATGCGCTGTGGTTTTGCTCAGTAGTAAAGACGGTCAAAATCTTTTTAACCCCTGTAATGAAATCTTCGTTAAATTGATCAGCTCGCCCAGTGTTTTTATAAAGTAAGTAAGCCAATTGGACTGGATAGCATAAGGAATCGATTTCATATTTTCGCTCCCAAATCCACGGGTTCATTTCTGTGTGATCACTTTGATGACCGGCACCATTTGCTTCTTCGTTAAAAGCATTGGCATAAGGATCGATATTAATATAGTAAAATTGTTTTTTGACTAAGCCAGAAATCATCGCCGCTAAATCTTCGTCTTCTTTGGCAACGACAAGATACGGGCGTACTTGGGCGGTTGAATCCCGCAACCACATGGCTGGAATATCACCTGTTAATAGAAAAGTCGTGCCGTCTTCGTGACGTTTTACTGTTGTTAATAAAGTATTGGCAAAAGCTGCGTTAAAGTTTTCTGCCCAGTCGGCATGTTCACTCCCGCATTTTGCTGTAATATCATCCATAAATTGTTGTACTGATTTTGGTATATCTTTATAAGTCATTTCCCTCGTCGCCTCCGCTAAATGATATATCTTTAATTCTTGTTTGATTATATAGCACTTTAACTTCGATGTCTACGCTTTCAAAAAAGTTTTTTTATTTATTTACAGCAGCAAAATATGTGATAAACTACTGTATATGATATACCAATTGAAGGAGAAAAAAATGGAACCTTTATATTTAAAAATATTACGGGACTTACAAGCCGATATTACCAGTGGCTTATTAGCTGCCGGCGATCAATTACCCACTGAAAAAGAACTTTCTGAAAAATACAGCGTTAGCCGCATCACTTCAAAGCGGGCACTAAATGAATTGGAACAAAAAGGCTTGATTGAACGTACTCGCGGCAAGGGTAGTTTTGTAACGGGTAAATTAAAAAC
The DNA window shown above is from Enterococcus montenegrensis and carries:
- a CDS encoding glycoside hydrolase family 125 protein; protein product: MTYKDIPKSVQQFMDDITAKCGSEHADWAENFNAAFANTLLTTVKRHEDGTTFLLTGDIPAMWLRDSTAQVRPYLVVAKEDEDLAAMISGLVKKQFYYINIDPYANAFNEEANGAGHQSDHTEMNPWIWERKYEIDSLCYPVQLAYLLYKNTGRADQFNEDFITGVKKILTVFTTEQNHSASPYTFVRDTDRLEDTLVREGKGAEVVPTGMTWSGFRPSDDACKYGYLVPSNMFAVVILGYLEEIFSNVLKDEEIVASAHRLKVEIEAGIKEHGRTTNKAGETIFAYEVDGKGNGTIQDDSNVPNLISAPYLGYGKMDDTQYLATRKTLLSKENPYFYEGKFAKGIGSSHTPENYVWPIAMAMEGMTTADKKEKERILNQLVATDAGTHLMHEGFDVDDPNQYTREWFSWANMMFCELVMDYFDIQVKK
- a CDS encoding alpha-mannosidase translates to MKKKVYIISHSHWDREWYMAYEQHHMRLVTLMDDLLELFEKDPDFNSFHLDGQTIILDDYLQVRPEKREAIQKAIDAGKLRIGPFYILQDDFLTSSESNVRNMLIGMEDSKKWGTPVMLGYFPDTFGNMGQTPQMMKQANLQAAAFGRGVKPIGFDNQVLADDNYTSQYSEMNWIGPDGTDIFGLLFANWYSNGNEIPAEEKAARAFWDQKLADAEKFASTNHLLMMNGVDHQPVQKDVAKAIKLANELYPDYEFVHSNFTDYLAAVQNDLPADLGDVNGELTSQETDGWFTLANTASARVYLKQWNTRVSRQLENITEPLAAMAYEVSGEYPFDELDYAWKTLMQNHPHDSICGCSVDEVHREMMPRFEKANEVGKYLADEACAQLTAAIDTSKFPADSFPFVIFNTAGTKKSGVAQVDIEVKRVTFAELYPSEGYDKLAAEDAQSYYVIDQNGKVVPAVISEEQIRFDYDLPKDRFRIPYMEKYVTVTIDVAAMAGYAWDSFALVVGEAKELSNSLVAKHGRILENNFIKAEITSDGSLSVTNKETGKTLNKLLVFEDVGDIANEYIFKQPKGDHAILSAFFPHQVEVLEDNGLVAKVRLTHEMEIPKSAEDLLDLEQKKVVDFRFRDASRSKETIAYPIVTEITLNKNSKMVEFATTVNNQAKDHRLRALFPTTLDVATHEADSIYETVVRPNQVSKHWENPTNPQHQHAFVNLHADDFGLTVSNYGLNEYEIVNDTIALTLLRCVGELGDWGYFPTPEAQCLGEHTFNYGVELHGEKETRFDSYKRAHSAQVPLSVKQTDIHPGKLAPQDVFVKITGEKFEPTALKRRKDDQALILRGYNLSGDKDALVLKKDDQAPIKTLNLLEEPLKDYEDTLQPYEIRTVEF